A single Lolium perenne isolate Kyuss_39 chromosome 6, Kyuss_2.0, whole genome shotgun sequence DNA region contains:
- the LOC139829661 gene encoding F-box/FBD/LRR-repeat protein At1g78750-like, with translation MRGWPRDSAASCRAGGGMCGQPCPTSPCPATPPRGSGTTCSSSATVTTSCALTLHSASTDHFAHQCRWLRHVASRGIRVLDITLGTAYHFELPDCVFNCATLEEITVSALAVVVAPKTICLPRMKKLHLRFMQLSDPSVADKLTSGCPALEELDLSRCSLGVFRVSSDTVKTLSVTACDYLEIHVSAPSIASLKLSVAGRVKLDAMPSLLHAWVNVCGDGLNPHAADRHDFLDALCNAQHLELLRFGSLLKDMMDKPATEGPTFSKMKSLYLGEWLVVDFYRPLAYFFNHAPNLAMLSLDQWKLYNNGKISGPAYFRWKSTEKLNLPSVLSSDLEILRLRISKDNDAGEFSTLRRMLKEKTKPKEMEVVWF, from the exons ATGCGCGGCTGGCCGCGGGACAGTGCAGCCTCCTGTCGCGCCGGTGGCGGCATGTGTGGGCAACCATGCCCCACGTCACCCTGCCCGGCCACGCCTCCAAGAGGTTCGGGGACAACCTGCTCCTCCTCCGCGACGGTGACAACAAGCTGCGCGCTCACCCTGCACAGCGCCAGCACGGACCACTTCGCGCACCAGTGCAGGTGGCTGCGCCATGTCGCGAGCCGCGGCATCCGCGTGCTCGACATCACCCTCGGCACCGCCTACCATTTTGAGCTGCCCGACTGCGTGTTCAACTGCGCGACGCTTGAGGAGATTACCGTGTCGGCGTTAGCGGTTGTCGTCGCACCCAAGACTATCTGCCTCCCACGCATGAAGAAACTGCACCTTCGCTTCATGCAGTTGTCTGACCCATCCGTGGCAGATAAACTCACCTCCGGGTGCCCGGCACTCGAAGAGCTGGATTTATCCCGGTGCTCGCTCGGTGTATTCAGGGTATCTTCAGACACCGTGAAGACATTGTCGGTCACCGCCTGCGATTACTTGGAGATCCATGTATCTGCTCCCAGCATTGCTTCCCTCAAGCTATCTGTTGCAGGAAGAGTTAAGCTGGACGCCATGCCTTCGCTGCTACATGCCTGGGTCAATGTTTGTGGTGATGGACTGAATCCACatgctgctgatagacatgattttcTTGATGCTCTTTGCAATGCTCAACATCTTGAGCTACTTAGGTTTGGTTCGCTTCTCAAG GACATGATGGATAAACCAGCTACTGAAGGCCCAACCTTCAGCAAAATGAAGAGCTTGTATCTTGGAGAATGGTTGGTCGTTGATTTCTACCGTCCACTTGCTTATTTCTTTAACCACGCTCCTAACTTGGCCATGCTTAGTTTGGACCAATGGAAG TTGTATAACAATGGGAAGATATCTGGTCCAGCGTACTTTCGGTGGAAATCTACTGAGAAACTGAATCTGCCATCTGTTCTATCATCAGACCTTGAGATTCTCCGTCTCAGAATCTCGAAAGACAATGACGCTGGAGAATTCAGCACGCTCCGAAGGAtgctcaaggagaagacaaagcCTAAAGAGATGGAGGTCGTGTGGTTTTAG